The Methanoculleus sp. SDB genome includes a window with the following:
- a CDS encoding homoserine dehydrogenase (catalyzes the formation of L-aspartate 4-semialdehyde from L-homoserine) produces MKIALIGFGSVGKGIAEAIAKKNLGLSISGVADSQSGIVEPAGIDVRALLERKRETGRCGEEGISAMDIITTADYDLLIEVTPTDARTGEPALGHITAALRRGKHVVTSNKGPIACAYHTLRTLASEHDVQLRYEATVCGAIPIMHALENGLAGNDIRGISGVLNGTCNYILTRMADERLTYQQALLEARELGYAEADPTYDVKGIDAAIKLVILANTVWGLSTTLDDVDITGIDAITSDALELAEGQDCTIRLIGEIVPEKDILRVAPRIIPKSHPLVVSDTLNAVMIDTDMAGKVTLIGKGAGSSETASAIISDVLFIRDHHVKRA; encoded by the coding sequence ATGAAAATCGCCCTCATCGGATTCGGATCTGTTGGAAAGGGCATCGCCGAAGCCATCGCGAAGAAAAACCTCGGTCTGAGCATCAGCGGTGTTGCCGACTCACAAAGCGGGATTGTTGAACCTGCAGGCATTGATGTGCGGGCGCTCCTTGAAAGGAAGCGTGAAACCGGCAGGTGCGGAGAAGAGGGCATCTCGGCAATGGATATCATCACCACCGCGGACTACGACCTGCTCATAGAGGTGACACCGACCGATGCCCGCACGGGGGAACCGGCACTGGGGCATATCACGGCGGCACTCCGGCGGGGAAAGCACGTGGTCACCTCCAACAAGGGGCCAATCGCGTGTGCATACCATACCCTCAGGACGCTTGCCAGTGAACACGACGTCCAGCTCAGGTATGAAGCGACGGTATGCGGGGCGATACCCATCATGCATGCCCTCGAAAACGGCCTCGCCGGAAACGATATCCGGGGCATCTCCGGCGTTCTCAACGGCACCTGCAATTACATCCTTACCCGGATGGCCGACGAACGCCTCACCTACCAGCAGGCACTCCTCGAAGCCCGCGAACTGGGCTATGCCGAGGCGGATCCGACCTACGACGTGAAGGGAATTGATGCTGCCATCAAGCTCGTCATCCTCGCAAATACCGTCTGGGGCCTCTCCACGACACTTGACGACGTGGACATTACCGGCATCGACGCCATCACATCGGATGCGCTTGAACTTGCCGAAGGGCAGGACTGCACGATTCGTCTTATCGGAGAGATCGTTCCTGAAAAAGATATCCTCCGGGTGGCCCCCCGGATCATCCCCAAGAGCCATCCCCTTGTCGTCTCCGATACCTTAAACGCCGTCATGATCGACACCGACATGGCGGGAAAAGTCACACTCATCGGAAAAGGCGCCGGTTCTTCTGAAACGGCGAGTGCTATCATCTCAGATGTGCTGTTCATCCGGGATCACCATGTCAAGCGTGCTTGA
- a CDS encoding amino acid-binding protein: MKLEMKDAPGQLVAALTPISDVGGNIIAVIHQHDPKHLSDTIDVQIMLELPEKNLDKLIGLIRSKGVNILRIGEERLLIRHSVILIGHLMHTDLTDTVDRIDSTGFAEVAELHMVMPAISEPSSAKITIKSASGRDMERALDILRDVAGQKQLLIIETMEDHL; this comes from the coding sequence ATGAAACTCGAAATGAAGGATGCACCCGGACAGCTCGTGGCTGCACTGACGCCGATCTCAGACGTGGGCGGCAATATCATCGCCGTCATACACCAGCATGATCCGAAGCATCTTTCGGACACCATCGATGTGCAGATCATGCTTGAACTGCCGGAAAAAAACCTTGACAAACTCATCGGACTAATCCGTTCCAAGGGCGTAAATATCCTCCGAATCGGAGAAGAGCGCCTGCTTATCCGCCATTCCGTCATCCTCATCGGACATCTCATGCACACGGATCTCACCGACACGGTCGACAGGATTGATTCGACCGGCTTTGCGGAAGTGGCCGAACTGCATATGGTCATGCCTGCCATCAGCGAGCCTTCGTCGGCAAAAATCACGATAAAATCAGCCAGCGGGAGAGATATGGAGCGGGCCCTCGACATCCTTCGGGACGTGGCCGGGCAGAAGCAGCTTCTTATCATAGAGACCATGGAGGATCACCTATGA